The nucleotide sequence CCTTATACAAAAAGCTATCTTAGCTCCCAGAGAGATAATAGAATTTAAATAGCAAGCTCTTGTTTAAACATAATATCATTATATAATCTTCCTGATCAATTGAGTGTGATTTAAATCATAAACTTCGTGTGATTATCGTCGTGGGATTGACTATCTGGCTCCGATAGATATTTCACTATTCGCTCAAAAAATAAGTATTATTACGAGTACGGAAGTTCAACTCAAACCCAGGCAACCCGGTTAGGGAAAGGTAAGCTTACTGAGTCATGAGTGCAAAATTTTTGCTAAACTGAGCTATGCACTTCTTAGGCTAAAGGTCTGGTGATTATGGTCGCTACATCTGTTTCATCTCCTATCGAAAAGCAAATTGCCCAAAAAACCCGCGAACAAGCTCGTCAGTTAGCGGCACTGACCTCAGTAGAACGCTCAGAGGCCATAGAAGCCATCGCTCAAGCATTAGAAGCGGCCATGCCGGAAATTTTGGCCGCCAATGAAGCAGACACTCAAGCGGCACAAGCAGAAGGAATTTCTCCCTCTCTCTATGCCAGACTCAAATTAGGAGAGACTAAATTAAAAGCCGCTATTGCCGGAGTTCGAGATGTGGCTAAATTACCTGATCCTCTGGGTACCATTCAAATTCATCGAGAATTAGATCAAGGCCTAATTCTCAAACGGGTAACTTGTCCTCTAGGGGTATTAGGGGTTATCTTTGAAGCTCGCCCGGATGCTTTAATTCAAATTACCAGTTTAGCGATTAAATCCGGTAATGGTGTTATCCTTAAAGGCGGTAAAGAGGCTATTCGTTCCTGTCAAACCCTCGTCAAAGTGATTCATGAGGCATTGGCGAAAACTCAAGTTAGCCCAGATGTAGTTCAATTGTTCACAACTCGGGAAGAAATTAAGGCACTCTTAGAATTAGATGAGTATGTAGATTTAATTATCCCTAGAGGGTCTAATGCTTTTGTTCGCTATGTACAGGAAAATACCCGCATTCCGGTTTTAGGCCATGCTGATGGGATATGTCATCTCTATGTGGACCGCGCCGCCGACCTAGACCAAGCGGTTAAGATTACAGTAGATGCAAAAACTCAATATCCTGCCGCTTGTAATGCCATTGAAACTTTATTAGTTCACCAAGATATAGCGGCGAGTTTTCTCCCGAAAGTTGAAAGCGCGTTGCAACCGTTACAGGTGGAGTTGCGAGGCGATGAAAAAACTAGAGACTATTTGGATATTCCGGCCGCCACCGCAGAAGACTGGGCAACCGAATATAGTGATTTAATTTTATCGATTAAAGTCGTCGATTCTTTGACGGATGCCATTGCCCATATTAATACTTATGGCTCTAGACATACAGAAGCCATTATCACAAAAGACCCAGAAGCGGCTCAAGTTTTTCTGCATCAAGTCGATGCTGCCGGCGTTTATCATAACTGTTCTACTCGTTTTGCCGATGGTTTTCGTTATGGTTTCGGTGCCGAAGTGGGTATCAGTACCCAAAAAATGCCGCCTCGCGGTCCGGTGGGGTTAGAAGGGTTAGTGACTTACAAATATCAGATGACAGGAGAGGGACATATTGCCGATACTTATTCAGGCGCAAATGCCAAAGCGTTTACTCATAAAGATTTGTTTGATCCAGATTAATTCTCATTTGGCGGCTTATTTAGTTTCAAAAAGTCCCTGATTAATTTCTTCTTGAATACCAGACCGGCTCTTGACATTTATCAATTTATGTGTAATAAAGTTGCTCAATAAAAAAGACAATCAGAATGAAATACTCCTTTCCTGACTTATCTGCTATTAACTGGGAAAAGTTAGCTCAAGATTATTTTAAAGCAACTCAAAAAAGGAAAGTTGCAGAGTCAGGGAAATCTTATCAAACTTGCGTTACAGGTATTCCTCAAATCCCCTCTTCGATTACACTGCGAGACTATCAACAAACGGCTGTTATCAGTTGGTTTCGCAATCGGGGACGGGGAACTTTAAAAATGGCCACAGGTAGCGGAAAAACTATTACGGCTTTAGCAATTACCACTGAATTATACAACAAAATTGGTTTACAAGTCCTTTTAGTGCTTTGTCCTTATCGCCATCTGGTGACTCAATGGGCCAAAGAATGTGAAAGATTTAATTTAAATCCTATTCTGGCTTTTGAAAGTGTTTATACTTGGCAAAGAGATTTATCGTCTCAACTTTATAATCTGCGTTCTGAGCAGCAATCTTTTGTCACGGTTATTACTACTAATTCCACCTTAATGACAGAAGGATTTCAATCTCAACTCAAATTTTTTCCCGAAAAAACTTTAATTGTCGGGGATGAGGCCCATAACTTAGGTTCTCCTCGCTTAGAAGAAAATTTACCTCGTAAAATCGGTTTACGCTTGGCTCTATCGGCCACGCCGGAAAGATATTTTGATGATCAGGGAACGGATGCCATTTTAGCTTATTTTGGCGCAATTTTACAACCCGAATTTACCCTAGCGAATGCGATTGAAAAAGGGGCTTTAGTCAGATATTTATACTATCCTGTTTGGGTGCAATTAACCGCAGCAGAAGCCCTCACCTATGCCAAATTAACTAAACGAATTGGTTGGGCTTTAAATAACAATGAAAATCTCCTACAAAATGAAACTTTAACTTCGTTGCTAATGCAGCGCTCACGTTTAATAGGAGCCGCCAGCAACAAGTTAGCGGCTTTACGAGATTTAATGTCTGAACGCTTAGATACCCATCATACTTTATTTTATTGTGGGGATGGTTATGTGGATAATTCTTCGGCTGCCTATCGTCGCCAAATTGCGGCAGTTACTCGTCTTTTAGGCCTAGAATTAGGCTATCGGGTGACGACTTATACCGCAGATACGCCTTTAGCTGAACGAGAAAAAATTCGTGAGCAATTTGAAAAAAGAGAATTACAGGGGTTAGTGGCTATTCGTTGTTTAGATGAAGGGGTTGATATTCCTTCCATTGAAACCGCTATTATTTTAGCCAGTAGCGGCAATCCTCGTCAATTTATTCAAAGACGCGGCAGAATTTTACGTCCTCATCCCCAAAAAAAACGCGCGACTCTATTTGATATGATTGTTATGCCGCCTGAATTAGAGCGGGAAACTTGGGAAATTGAACGAAATTTGCTCCGTAAAGAATTAAAGCGCTTTATGGAATTTGCTCAGTTAGCTGATAATGCCGATGAAGCCGAAAAACAATTTTTAGACGTGCAAGAAAAATATGAATTATAACTAAGTATAATTTCTTAGTTAAAAGTTGATAAAGAGTAGCAAAATTAACAGTTTTCTAAAAAAAAGTCGATAGAATTATAAACAACAACCTTAAGAGATTATAAAAACCGCCAGCAGTAAACAAATATAAAATGCTGGTCTATAAAAAGGAATGATCCCAGTCCTCGATCTGGGCCTGGGATCAAATTTTAAATTCGACTAGATAAACGGCTATTTTGATGTTTTTGTTGAGCAATTTCAACAGCTAAGGAGGTAAGATTAGAAGGCTTATGAGACTGATGTAAAGAGGGTTTTTCATTTTTTAGACTGTAAGCTTTCCAATCATGATTGACATTACCTAAAGAGGAGTCTGTTATTACTAAAACTTCTCCTGGAGGTAAAGGTTCAACGGCGGTAGCTTGAACACAAAAATGCTGCCAAGTACATCGAAAAACAAAAACGTTTACAGTCTGTCCATTCAGTCCACCATCAGTATAGCCTGTCAAAAATTTTCCCTGATCGAGAAAGTTTTTTAACTGAGGATATTTTTTGAGTAAATCGCCTAAGTTTTTATGGGTCATAGAAATACCTTAAAGTATTGATAAGCTCATTCAAAATACACCACAAATTAATTGGAAAAGATAACTGATAACGTAGCAAAATTTTACAAATGTTAAAAGAATTATTGTAGTTACTTAAACCAACTTTAAACAAAATAAAATAATAGTTGCTTACCGGACAGTAAATTTAGCTACAATAATTAAAAAAATGAGAAAATCAGCGATAAATACTCATCAGTGCAGGACGGCTAAAAATATTAAGATTCTTTAATTGTTCATCGATTTTTTGAGGCGTTGTTGGGCAGGGAACTAGACATCAGTTCCCTATTTTTCTAAGTATCATTGTAATTGATAATGAATGCTGAGATACTCTCG is from Gloeothece verrucosa PCC 7822 and encodes:
- a CDS encoding glutamate-5-semialdehyde dehydrogenase, whose amino-acid sequence is MVATSVSSPIEKQIAQKTREQARQLAALTSVERSEAIEAIAQALEAAMPEILAANEADTQAAQAEGISPSLYARLKLGETKLKAAIAGVRDVAKLPDPLGTIQIHRELDQGLILKRVTCPLGVLGVIFEARPDALIQITSLAIKSGNGVILKGGKEAIRSCQTLVKVIHEALAKTQVSPDVVQLFTTREEIKALLELDEYVDLIIPRGSNAFVRYVQENTRIPVLGHADGICHLYVDRAADLDQAVKITVDAKTQYPAACNAIETLLVHQDIAASFLPKVESALQPLQVELRGDEKTRDYLDIPAATAEDWATEYSDLILSIKVVDSLTDAIAHINTYGSRHTEAIITKDPEAAQVFLHQVDAAGVYHNCSTRFADGFRYGFGAEVGISTQKMPPRGPVGLEGLVTYKYQMTGEGHIADTYSGANAKAFTHKDLFDPD
- a CDS encoding DNA phosphorothioation system restriction enzyme, which codes for MKYSFPDLSAINWEKLAQDYFKATQKRKVAESGKSYQTCVTGIPQIPSSITLRDYQQTAVISWFRNRGRGTLKMATGSGKTITALAITTELYNKIGLQVLLVLCPYRHLVTQWAKECERFNLNPILAFESVYTWQRDLSSQLYNLRSEQQSFVTVITTNSTLMTEGFQSQLKFFPEKTLIVGDEAHNLGSPRLEENLPRKIGLRLALSATPERYFDDQGTDAILAYFGAILQPEFTLANAIEKGALVRYLYYPVWVQLTAAEALTYAKLTKRIGWALNNNENLLQNETLTSLLMQRSRLIGAASNKLAALRDLMSERLDTHHTLFYCGDGYVDNSSAAYRRQIAAVTRLLGLELGYRVTTYTADTPLAEREKIREQFEKRELQGLVAIRCLDEGVDIPSIETAIILASSGNPRQFIQRRGRILRPHPQKKRATLFDMIVMPPELERETWEIERNLLRKELKRFMEFAQLADNADEAEKQFLDVQEKYEL